A DNA window from Deltaproteobacteria bacterium contains the following coding sequences:
- a CDS encoding glycosyltransferase → MPETVYALFPDRENPIAVTPRALPHSQPSQTGEQVLPHPFGRPTISVIVAVNNGGIHFRRCLESLAAAVPPPHEIIVVADGDTDGSWLVASELGLPVFRLPTPSGFAAARNYGACEAKGGVLLFVDPDVTVPANAIAQVTDVLTYEPEVAAVFGSYDDAPAAGDFLSQYKNLLHHYAHQRAPANASTFWSACGAVRRSVFFNVGGFDERRGDAAVEDSELGEQLHRAGYRTRLCKTLQVKRLSPWRTEGYFTREAGLRLLPWVAFLLRQRHAFHSFGLHAAGKASVPLTHGFLGALLSAGHQAEFLLFAGIALLLLLAMNASLYRFFLKKRGARFANRALYRQWLLYLYCGPAFLLSLGLFWRRKLKPAPRSLLLVPEGRPSSLQRPEWR, encoded by the coding sequence ATGCCGGAAACTGTCTACGCCCTATTTCCCGACCGAGAGAACCCGATTGCCGTGACACCCCGAGCGCTTCCTCATTCTCAACCTTCCCAGACTGGTGAGCAGGTTCTTCCTCATCCGTTTGGTCGTCCTACTATCTCCGTGATCGTGGCCGTCAACAATGGCGGGATACACTTTCGGCGTTGTCTGGAAAGCTTGGCCGCTGCCGTTCCGCCGCCGCACGAAATCATTGTCGTCGCGGATGGGGATACCGATGGGTCGTGGCTGGTCGCCTCCGAGCTGGGGCTGCCTGTGTTTCGTCTCCCGACCCCGAGCGGGTTTGCTGCGGCGCGCAATTATGGCGCCTGCGAAGCCAAGGGTGGGGTGCTTTTGTTCGTGGACCCGGACGTGACCGTGCCAGCAAACGCGATCGCGCAAGTCACGGACGTCCTGACGTACGAGCCCGAGGTTGCCGCCGTGTTCGGTTCCTACGACGATGCGCCCGCCGCCGGCGATTTTCTCTCCCAGTACAAAAATCTGCTGCACCATTACGCGCATCAACGTGCACCTGCCAATGCCTCCACTTTCTGGAGTGCGTGTGGCGCGGTGCGTCGTTCCGTATTTTTCAACGTTGGGGGATTTGACGAGCGGCGCGGCGATGCCGCCGTCGAGGACAGCGAATTGGGCGAGCAATTGCACAGGGCCGGCTATCGAACGCGCCTGTGCAAAACTCTCCAGGTCAAGCGGCTTTCCCCGTGGCGCACGGAAGGATATTTTACCCGCGAGGCAGGGCTCCGTTTACTGCCCTGGGTCGCGTTCTTGTTGAGGCAACGCCATGCGTTTCATAGCTTCGGGTTGCATGCTGCCGGAAAGGCAAGCGTGCCGCTCACGCACGGCTTTCTCGGGGCGCTCCTTAGCGCTGGGCACCAGGCGGAATTTCTGCTGTTTGCCGGAATCGCTCTGCTCCTGCTGCTGGCGATGAATGCGTCGCTGTATCGTTTTTTTCTCAAAAAACGGGGCGCGCGTTTTGCCAATCGTGCGCTCTACCGGCAATGGTTGTTGTATCTCTATTGCGGGCCGGCGTTTCTCCTGAGTTTGGGATTGTTTTGGCGACGGAAACTTAAGCCGGCCCCGAGAAGTCTCTTGCTGGTTCCCGAAGGTCGGCCTAGTTCCTTACAACGTCCGGAGTGGCGGTAA